In one Pseudoliparis swirei isolate HS2019 ecotype Mariana Trench chromosome 23, NWPU_hadal_v1, whole genome shotgun sequence genomic region, the following are encoded:
- the LOC130188764 gene encoding eukaryotic translation initiation factor 1b — MSDIQNLQTFDPFADATKGDDRLPAGTEDYIHIRIQQRNGRKTLTTVQGIAIDYDKKKLVKAFKKKFACNGTVIEHPEYGEVIQLQGDQRKNICQFLIEIGLAKEEQLKVHGF, encoded by the exons ATGTCCGATATCCAGAACCTCCAAACTTTTG ATCCCTTTGCTGATGCAACTAAGGGTGATGACCGCCTCCCAGCCGGGACAGAGGACTATATCCACATAAGAATCCAGCAGAGGAACGGCAGGAAGACCCTCACCACTGTCCAGGGCATTGCCATCGACTATGACAAGAAGAAGCTAGTCAAGGCCTTCAAGAAG AAGTTTGCGTGCAATGGGACAGTGATTGAGCACCCAGAGTATGGTGAAGTGATCCAGCTCCAGGGAGACCAGCGCAAGAATATCTGCCAGTTCCTCATCGAG ATTGGCCTGGCcaaggaggagcagctcaaagTCCACGGCTTCTAG
- the si:ch211-198p11.6 gene encoding uncharacterized protein si:ch211-198p11.6: MSHKETVQVVPIWELSIPLPAVLMITLGLYMVVLGLGLWIRSCLKDRCSPQCAGCCPDVSLYEQCFRFAEMCDCHLPTVRSCRAVSCPSPSCAKCDCACTCQPPECDTCNCLCFEIRIK; encoded by the exons ATGTCTCACAAAGAGACGGTGCAG GTGGTGCCTATCTGGGAGCTTTCCATCCCGCTGCCGGCGGTGCTGATGATCACGCTGGGCCTCTACATGgtggtcctggggctcgggctCTGGATCCGGTCCTGCCTCAAG GACCGCTGCTCCCCGCAGTGCGCCGGCTGCTGTCCGGACGTCTCTCTGTACGAGCAGTGCTTCAGATTTGCGGAAATGTGCGACTGCCACCTGCCGACCGTCCGCTCGTGTCGGGCCGTCTCGTGCCCGTCTCCCTCG TGTGCTAAATGTGACTGCGCCTGCACCTGTCAGCCTCCCGAGTGCGACACCTGCAACTGCCTCTGCTTCGAGATCAGGATAAAGTAg
- the LOC130188446 gene encoding transmembrane protease serine 9-like → MVLSRWISVATLLTLLTPESLSQLSVCGQPPLNTRIVGGQVATEGNWPWMASLTKRGLHFCGGSLINSEWVLTAAHCFPSTSLQDLVVNLGRQNQQGSNPNNVQRTVTRIINHPQYDDTTNDNDISLLQLSSAVTFNNYIMPVCLAAPSSSLHSGIESWVTGWGKISSLVSLPAPGALMEVEVPIVGNKQCNCDYGVGGITSNMICAGLRAGGKDSCQGDSGGPLVSKQDTRWIQTGVVSFGIGCALPELPGVYARVSEYKSWINSQLSRNLPGYITFVSIGTDSDIGVICVTSQPVITPTTTPTTTTTPTTTTTTTTNTTTTTTNTPATTTTPPVICGRAPRNSRISGGGSVVITAEWPWMASLQKNGSHVCGGTLVAVDAVLSNAACFSSSPTPSDWTVVLGRLKQNGSNQFEVTLNVTNITMSTKDGFNVAVLRLAARPGLSDYIQPICMDNGQTFAVGVTCWVAGWSAGRGGEEGVLQEFQTSVESCGNESSSGDSICTGLLSLEQGDSGGPMMCKLRDSWFQAAVLSSQNATRSKRAAVTVFTSLSSFQNFLSQTVGFLSSTTTSTTNGTSNTSAGAPAQCPFLLLLLLLPVCLQLLVP, encoded by the exons ATGGTTCTCTCCAGATGGATCTCTGTGGCGACTCTGCTGACCCTGCTGACTCCAG agTCTCTCTCACAACTAAGTG TGTGCGGTCAGCCTCCTCTGAACACCCGGATCGTTGGGGGGCAGGTGGCCACCGAGGGCAACTGGCCTTGGATGGCCAGTCTGACCAAGCGTGGGCTCCACTTCTGTGGAGGGTCGCTCATCAACAGTGAGTGGGTGTTGACCGCCGCCCACTGCTTTCCATC CACCAGCCTACAAGACCTGGTTGTGAATCTGGGTCGCCAGAACCAGCAGGGCAGCAACCCCAATAATGTGCAGCGGACGGTGACGCGGATCATCAACCACCCCCAGTACGACGACACGACCAACGACAATGACATCAGCCTCCTGCAGCTCTCGTCGGCAGTGACTTTCAACAACTACATTATGCCCGTCTGCCTGGCAGCTCCAAGCAGCAGCCTCCACAGCGGCATCGAATCCTGGGTCACCGGCTGGGGCAAGATCAGCAGTCTAG TGTCCCTTCCAGCCCCAGGAGccctgatggaggtggaggtgcccATCGTGGGGAATAAACAGTGTAACTGTGACTATGGAGTGGGTGGAATCACAAGCAACATGATCTGCGCCGGGCTCCGTGCTGGAGGGAAGGACTCCTGTCAG GGGGACTCGGGCGGTCCACTGGTGAGCAAGCAGGACACTCGCTGGATCCAGACAGGAGTCGTTAGTTTTGGAATAGGTTGCGCACTGCCTGAACTCCCAGGGGTCTACGCCAGAGTGTCAGAGTACAAGTCCTGGATCAACAGCCAGCTCTCCAGAAATCTGCCAGGCTACATCACCTTCGTGTCCATCGGGACCGACAGCGACATCGGCGTCATTTGTGTTACATCTCAACCCGTAATCACTCCCACCACcactcccaccaccaccaccactcccaccaccaccaccactaccaccaccaacaccaccaccaccaccaccaacacccctgcaaccaccaccaccccac CGGTGATCTGTGGCCGAGCCCCGAGGAATTCACGTATTTCGGGGGGCGGCTCCGTGGTGATTACCGCCGAGTGGCCGTGGATGGCGAGCCTGCAGAAGAACGGAAGTCACGTGTGTGGCGGCACTCTGGTCGCCGTGGACGCCGTATTGAGCAACGCCGCCTGCTTTTCCAG CTCCCCCACGCCGTCTGACTGGACCGTCGTGTTGGGTCGGTTGAAGCAGAACGGGTCCAACCAATTCGAGGTGACGCTCAACGTGACCAACATCACCATGAGCACCAAGGATGGGTTCAACGTGGCGGTGCTGAGGCTGGCGGCCCGACCCGGCCTGTCCGACTACATCCAGCCCATCTGCATGGACAACGGGCAGACCTTCGCCGTGGGCGTCACATGCTGGGTGGCGGGCTGGAGCGCCGGGCGAGGAGGGG aGGAAGGAGTTCTGCAGGAGTTCCAGACCTCGGTGGAAAGCTGTGGGAACGAGTCATCGTCCGGTGACAGCATCTGTACCGGACTCTTATCACTGGAGCAG ggggacTCTGGGGGTCCGATGATGTGTAAGCTGAGGGACTCCTGGTTCCAGGCGGCAGTGCTGTCGTCTCAAAACGCCACCAGATCCAAACGAGCAGCCGTGACGGTCTTCACCAGCCTGAGCAGCTTCCAGAACTTCCTGTCTCAGACGGTGGGCTTCCTGtcttccaccaccacctccaccaccaacggGACCTCCAACACCAGCGCGGGCGCTCCTGCTCAatgccccttcctcctcctcctgctcctcctccctgtgtgtcTCCAGCTCTTGGTGCCGTGA